A region from the Microthrixaceae bacterium genome encodes:
- a CDS encoding family 1 glycosylhydrolase — translation MDTAPVGPWRGRPWRVPGWETPGAASDLAAWRADSARPAAPYRSADVLEQASVTEGLEALVEGGVTAIRVPLDWARLEPVNGRLDADAVDHLRAALTLARQHGLTVWATLVAGDLPGWFAHDERGFADERTRRYHWARFVETAGELVGDVVGGWIPILEPTLWAKRAWLDGTRPPGRVDDGGGFARNLEGVHQAAVEAALRLAESGRPVATAQWIAPMFPARDDPRLPPSAEAEVAAAEVDEVLWRSWVRLLNEETLVVPGRSPVDVPGSREAFDVIGFSYRHAVAVAADRTWSPYPQALATGPDGHVPWPEGLALSLHRLADALPDRDLMVVDAPTSLAEPDQRDQYRRELADIVAEASAGGIKIVGAFI, via the coding sequence ATGGACACCGCCCCCGTCGGTCCATGGCGAGGTCGACCCTGGCGTGTGCCGGGGTGGGAGACGCCAGGCGCCGCCTCTGATCTAGCCGCGTGGCGGGCCGACAGCGCCAGACCGGCCGCCCCCTATCGAAGCGCCGACGTCTTGGAACAGGCATCGGTGACCGAAGGCCTCGAGGCTCTGGTCGAAGGGGGCGTCACCGCCATTCGTGTCCCGCTGGACTGGGCCCGCCTGGAACCGGTGAACGGTCGACTCGACGCCGATGCAGTCGACCACCTGCGGGCCGCCCTGACCCTGGCCCGACAACATGGGTTGACGGTGTGGGCCACCCTGGTGGCGGGCGACCTGCCCGGGTGGTTCGCCCACGACGAGCGCGGTTTTGCCGACGAACGCACCCGCCGCTACCACTGGGCTCGCTTCGTGGAGACGGCAGGGGAGTTGGTCGGAGATGTGGTGGGTGGTTGGATCCCGATCCTCGAACCAACCCTGTGGGCCAAGCGGGCCTGGTTGGACGGCACCCGCCCACCCGGTCGCGTCGACGACGGGGGAGGGTTCGCCCGCAACCTCGAAGGAGTCCACCAGGCCGCGGTCGAGGCCGCACTGCGCCTGGCCGAGAGCGGGAGACCGGTGGCCACCGCCCAGTGGATCGCGCCGATGTTCCCCGCCCGAGACGACCCCCGCCTTCCCCCTTCGGCCGAGGCCGAGGTGGCGGCGGCCGAGGTGGACGAGGTGCTGTGGCGGTCATGGGTACGACTGTTGAACGAGGAGACGTTGGTCGTTCCCGGTCGATCCCCGGTGGACGTGCCCGGCAGCCGCGAAGCCTTCGACGTGATCGGGTTCAGCTACCGCCACGCCGTGGCGGTGGCCGCCGACCGGACGTGGTCGCCCTACCCCCAGGCGCTGGCCACCGGCCCCGACGGTCACGTCCCCTGGCCCGAAGGGCTGGCCCTCTCCCTGCACCGCCTGGCCGATGCCTTGCCGGATCGGGACCTGATGGTCGTCGACGCCCCCACATCG
- a CDS encoding SDR family oxidoreductase, with amino-acid sequence MRGRFALVTGGGSGIGLAVACRLAADGATVTICGRTESRLVEATAQIAAVAAVGAEVRHIAADVTIEDQVQAAVAAACGPEGTLDVLIANAGGSLHIGPFESADEAAVRATIDLNLMGTILCIKHAVGPMRANGGGSVVAISSGAGGFPHRHLWAYGASKAGIDHACRYAAEELGDDRIRVNSVQPGIVDDELMAFITAGGPLMDDYIENMPLGRAGTVGDIAEAVRFLAGPESSWITGTSIPVDGGHHLRRGADYSKLFG; translated from the coding sequence CTGCGTGGTCGCTTCGCCCTGGTGACGGGCGGGGGTAGCGGCATCGGGCTGGCGGTGGCGTGCCGTCTCGCCGCCGACGGTGCCACCGTCACCATCTGCGGGCGCACCGAATCTCGCCTGGTCGAGGCCACCGCCCAGATCGCGGCAGTGGCCGCGGTCGGGGCCGAGGTGCGTCACATTGCGGCCGACGTCACCATCGAGGACCAAGTGCAGGCGGCGGTGGCGGCCGCCTGCGGACCAGAGGGAACCCTCGACGTGCTCATCGCCAACGCCGGGGGGTCGCTGCACATCGGACCGTTCGAGTCCGCCGACGAGGCTGCGGTGCGAGCCACCATCGACCTCAACCTGATGGGCACCATCCTGTGCATCAAACACGCCGTGGGTCCCATGCGGGCCAACGGCGGCGGCTCGGTGGTGGCGATCTCATCGGGTGCGGGCGGCTTCCCCCACCGCCACCTATGGGCCTATGGCGCGTCGAAGGCGGGCATCGATCACGCCTGTCGCTACGCCGCCGAGGAACTGGGTGACGACCGCATCAGGGTCAACAGCGTCCAGCCCGGCATCGTCGACGACGAGCTGATGGCCTTCATCACCGCGGGCGGTCCGCTCATGGACGACTACATCGAGAACATGCCGCTGGGCCGAGCCGGCACCGTCGGTGACATCGCCGAAGCCGTTCGCTTCCTGGCCGGACCCGAATCGTCGTGGATCACCGGCACGTCGATCCCGGTGGACGGTGGCCACCACCTTCGCCGCGGCGCCGACTACTCCAAGCTCTTCGGCTGA
- a CDS encoding PIN domain-containing protein — protein MLIVDTGPLVALGDRSDPDHDACLELLATAAGPLLTTGLVIAEAAYLLHRQVGVNAELALYADIAADLFSVEELVHTDWQRVHELVGLYRDLPLGGTDASVIALAERHSATEIATLDRRHFHVVRPRHVDAFTLLP, from the coding sequence GTGTTGATTGTCGACACCGGTCCGCTGGTTGCTCTCGGTGATCGCAGTGACCCCGACCACGACGCGTGTCTCGAACTTCTCGCCACAGCGGCGGGCCCGTTGCTCACCACTGGCCTCGTGATCGCAGAAGCGGCCTATCTGCTGCACCGCCAAGTCGGAGTCAACGCTGAACTAGCGCTCTATGCCGATATCGCCGCCGACCTGTTCAGCGTTGAAGAACTCGTCCACACCGACTGGCAGCGCGTCCATGAGCTCGTCGGCCTCTACCGCGACCTGCCACTCGGAGGCACCGACGCGTCGGTCATCGCGCTCGCCGAGCGACATTCGGCCACCGAGATTGCCACCCTCGACCGCCGTCACTTCCACGTCGTGCGACCCCGCCACGTGGACGCTTTCACGCTGCTGCCCTGA
- a CDS encoding PIN domain-containing protein, producing the protein MDAFDADVLIYAAVRDHPVGDPVRRLFAPAASGAGTATVGIGSVLLLPEVLAKPRRENADDEVTALAGFLARLDLLPVDMEIAELATALGARHRLRAADAVHLATAVVAGADRFITNNTRDFPKAITEIDIVTPEDLP; encoded by the coding sequence GTGGACGCATTCGACGCTGATGTTCTGATCTACGCCGCAGTCCGGGATCATCCAGTTGGGGATCCGGTGCGCCGTCTCTTCGCTCCTGCCGCCTCCGGCGCCGGTACCGCCACGGTAGGGATCGGTTCGGTTCTGCTCTTGCCCGAGGTGTTGGCGAAGCCACGTCGCGAGAACGCTGATGACGAGGTCACCGCGTTGGCTGGGTTTCTCGCTCGGTTGGACCTTCTGCCCGTAGACATGGAGATCGCGGAGTTGGCCACAGCCCTGGGCGCCCGCCACCGGCTCAGGGCGGCCGACGCCGTGCACCTGGCCACGGCCGTTGTGGCCGGAGCGGACCGCTTCATCACCAACAACACCCGAGACTTCCCCAAGGCAATCACCGAGATCGACATCGTGACCCCCGAGGATCTCCCATGA
- a CDS encoding type II toxin-antitoxin system Phd/YefM family antitoxin, with protein MAAVNVSAARAELPRLIDAVERGEEVTLTRHGRPVAVLVRPDRLRSRRAEAALSEAAEIRALLVSARSQPLSAGAGVTPGRADELVAEVRAGRQDR; from the coding sequence ATGGCCGCTGTCAACGTGAGCGCTGCCCGGGCTGAACTGCCCAGGCTGATCGACGCGGTCGAACGCGGGGAAGAGGTGACGCTGACCCGCCATGGCCGGCCGGTAGCGGTACTGGTGCGGCCCGATCGGCTCCGCAGTCGGCGTGCCGAGGCCGCCCTGTCCGAAGCGGCAGAGATCCGGGCACTACTCGTGTCTGCTCGTTCGCAGCCTCTCTCCGCCGGCGCAGGGGTGACACCGGGGCGTGCCGACGAGCTCGTGGCCGAAGTGCGCGCCGGCCGACAAGATCGCTGA
- a CDS encoding RHS repeat-associated core domain-containing protein: protein MIIPLTDTGTFTIGSWTQTDVAVDVIGVFKAPTRTWRYEYDTTGMRTAKQLDDTAGTGAEWRKEHTWTASGGLPLLLAEHQGAQSAYVIYGPGGTPIYQINTTGDVQYFHQDHQGSTRLTTNPNGTTRNTITYNAHGEITANTNWWLEQPLAGYTSQYHDPETGYIYLRARHYDPTTGQFTTQDPLVALTEEPYGYVGGNPANRADPSGLSDCGNPKDWGDVLGSVIDCASKVALPGPNRLPDYITIDLGKFVPIGNILAGPGGGLNIVITRYGDVFIGPEVGVGTAGWSGAVRAGWISTGKAPCRDEVNAFVEGNFVSAGGSVKVLQGGVTISQSGQIAEELGLGLEGASGLLGRTFRWFRLPSPLRW, encoded by the coding sequence GATCGGATCATGGACCCAAACTGACGTGGCGGTCGATGTGATCGGCGTGTTCAAGGCGCCGACCAGGACGTGGCGTTACGAATACGACACCACCGGCATGCGCACCGCCAAACAACTCGACGACACCGCTGGCACCGGTGCCGAGTGGCGTAAAGAACACACCTGGACCGCCAGCGGCGGCTTGCCGTTGCTGCTCGCAGAGCATCAAGGCGCACAGAGCGCGTATGTGATCTACGGGCCGGGCGGGACACCGATCTATCAGATCAACACCACCGGCGACGTCCAATACTTCCACCAAGACCACCAAGGCTCCACCAGACTCACCACCAACCCCAACGGAACCACCCGCAACACCATCACCTACAACGCCCACGGTGAAATCACCGCAAACACAAACTGGTGGCTCGAACAACCCTTAGCCGGATACACCAGCCAATACCACGACCCCGAAACCGGCTACATCTACCTAAGAGCCCGCCACTACGATCCCACAACAGGCCAATTCACAACCCAAGATCCGCTCGTCGCCTTAACCGAAGAACCCTACGGATACGTCGGTGGAAACCCAGCAAACCGAGCGGATCCGAGCGGGCTGAGCGACTGCGGCAATCCGAAAGACTGGGGCGATGTGCTCGGCAGTGTTATCGACTGCGCGTCGAAGGTTGCATTGCCAGGGCCAAATCGACTCCCAGATTACATTACAATCGATCTTGGAAAGTTCGTTCCTATTGGTAACATCCTCGCGGGGCCGGGCGGTGGACTGAATATCGTTATAACCCGCTATGGTGACGTCTTCATCGGTCCCGAGGTAGGAGTTGGTACCGCTGGCTGGTCCGGGGCTGTGCGGGCAGGGTGGATTTCGACTGGTAAGGCCCCCTGTCGAGATGAGGTTAACGCTTTTGTAGAAGGCAATTTCGTCTCAGCTGGCGGTAGTGTCAAGGTGCTACAGGGTGGAGTTACGATATCCCAATCAGGTCAGATAGCGGAGGAACTAGGGCTAGGCTTGGAGGGCGCCTCCGGTCTTCTTGGTCGAACGTTTCGATGGTTTCGCCTTCCATCACCCCTTCGATGGTAG